The DNA sequence CCACCAGGCCGCGGTCGGTGGCGGTGCGGATGAGCCGGCCGAAGCCCTGGCGCAGCGCCAGCGCCGCGGCCGGCACCTGCAGCTCGCCGAAGCCCTGGCGCCCCTCGGCCTCGGCGGCGGCCAGGCGGGCCGCCATGATGGGGTCGCCGGGCGGCGCGAACGGGAGCCGGTCGATGATCACCAGCGAGAGCGCCTGGCCCGGCACGTCCACCCCCTCCCAGAAGCTGGCGGTGGCGAAGAGCACCGAGGGCTCGGCGCGGAACAGCTCCAGCAGCCGCTGCTTGGGGCGCTCCCCCTGCAGCAGCCGCTGGTAGGGCAGGTGCGAGGAGGCGGCGTGCAGGGCCGCCATGTTGCGGTTGGAGGTGCAGAGCACGAAGGCCCGCCCGCCGGTCACCTCGGTGAGCGCCTCCACCGCCGCGGCCGCCGCCGCCACGAAGCCCGGGTCGCTCGGCTCCGGCAGGCCGTCCGGCACCACCAGCGCGGCCTGGCGCTGGTAGTCGAACGGCCCCGGGAAGACCGCCTCCTCCACCTCGAGGTCGGGCCCCAGCCCGACCTGGCGCCGGAAGAAGTCGAAGCGCCCGCCGGCCGCCAGGGTGGCGCTGGTGAAGACCGCCGTGTCGGTGCGGGCGTAGAGCCGCTCGTTGAGCTCGCCGGCCACGTCGATGGGCGCGGCCCGGAGGAAGACGCCGCGCCCGCGGGTCTCGCCGAAGTAGACCCGGGTGGGCTCGCGGAGCGCCGTGACCGCCTGCAGCTCGATGCGCAGCTCGGCGGCCCGCCGGGCCACCTGCGCCAGCGCCGGGGCGTCGGCGTCGGCCAGGGTGTCGCGCACCTGCTGCAGGGCGGCGTCGAGCCGGTCCCGCTCGACGCCCAGCGGCGCCAGCATGGCCTCGCTGAGCGGGGCGCGGGCCGGCTCCTCCTCGCCGCCGGGCCGCCGGGCCGAGGCCGCCTCGCCCCCCGCCTCGAAGAGCCCCGGCGCGCCCTCGCCCGACCCGGCCCCGGCCCCGCCGCCGCGGGCGCGGCGCGCCGGCCGGGCCGGTCCGCGCCCTCCGGCCCCGCCGCCGAAGCGCCCGCCGCCGGCCCCCCGCAGCTGCTCGCCCACGCCGGCGAAGAAGCGCTCGCCCGACTTGCGCAGCTCGCCGGTCAGCTCCTTGAGCATGGCGGCCAGGTCCGGCCGGTCGGCCACCACCCGCTGCGCGTCCCGCGCCAGCTCCTCCACCCGCCAGGAGGAGACCTGCAGCCCGAAGTACTCGGTGGCCACCTCCTCGAGCGCGTGGGCCTCGTCGAAGATGACCACGTCGTAGTCGGGCAGCACCTCCACGCCGGCCCGCCCGGTGCGCATGGCCAGGTCGGCGAAGAAGAGGTGGTGGTTCACCAGCAGCACCTGCGAGGCGGCCGCCCGGGCGCGGGCCCGGGTGACGAAGCACTCCTCGTAGGCCGGGCACTCGCGCCCCAGGCAGGTGTCGCTGGTGGCGGAGAGGTCCTTCCAGGCTGCCAGCTGCTCGGGCAGGTCCAGCTCGGCCCGGTCGCCGGTCTCGGTCACCTCGGCCCAGGCCTTGAGCTGCGGCCAGAAGGCCGCCTCCTCGCGCACCGCGAAGGTGGGGGCGCGGGCGAACTCGGCGGCCCGCTCCAGGCACAGGTAGTTGGAGCGGCCCTTGAGGTAGGCCGCCTCGAAGTGCAGGCCGCAGCGCTCCCGGAGCAGCGGCAGGTCCTTCCACCAGATCTGCTCCTGCAGCGCCTTGGTGGCGGTGGAGATGACCACCCGCCGGCCGCACAGCGCCGCCGGCACCAGGTAGGCCAGCGTCTTGCCGGTGCCGGTGCCGGCCTCCGCCACCAGGTAGCGCCGGTCGTCGAGGGCCCGCGCCACCGCGTGGGCCAGGGCCAGCTGGTCGGCGCGGTGCTCGTAGCCCGGCAGGGCGCGGGCCAGGGCGCCGCCCGGGCCCAGCAGGGCGTCGATGGCGGCGGGGCCCTGGCTCACGGGGCCTTGCCGGAGAGCAGCTGGTAGACCAGCCAGGCGACGGCCGAGGCCAGCCAGGCGGCCAGGGCCAGCACCGCGACGCGGCGCCAGCGGCCCCCGGCCAGGGCCGGCGGCGGGGTGCGCGGCAGCGAGGCCAGGCCCACCACGGTGGCGCGCTTGAGCACCTCGGCCTTCATGGCCTGGGCCACCGCGTCCTGCGGCCGCGCCGCCAGCACGTCGCGGTAGCGGCGGCCGGCGGTGGCCAGGCCGTCGAGATCGGGGAAGCGGCCCAGGTAGGCGCGGTGCGCCGCGGGCTCGTCCCAGCGGGCCACCACCTCGGCCCAGGCGGCGGGCTCGGAGCCGGTGGCGGGATCGGCGGCGCCCGGGACCTCGGGGGCGGGGTTCGGGGCGGTGGTGTCCGGCATGGGGAGCGGATCCTAGAACGCGAAGGGCACGGGCACGAAGGTCAGGGCGAAGAGCACGAGCCCGCAGAGCGCCAGGGCGGTGCGGGCCGGATCGAGCGGCCGCTCGTCCCAGGAGGGCGGGTGGCCGGTGCCCACCGCCACGCGGGTGAGCGCCCACCAGAAGAGCCAGTTCCAGGACAGGAACAGCCCGCAGGCGAGCAGCGCCGCCGACACCAGCCGCGACAGGGCCCGCGCGCCGCGCTGGCCGAGCCAGGCGTAGGTGAGGTGGCCGCCGTCGAGCTGGCCGAGCGGCACCAGGTTGAGCGCGGTCACCAGCATGCCCAGCCAGGCGGCGAAGGCCACCGGGTGGAGCACCAGGTCCTGCCCGGCCGGCAGCGCCCCCCAGGTGAGCCGCTGCGCGGCCCAGGTGACCAGGCTGTCGCCCATGAACTGGACCGAGCCGGCCTCGGCGGCCGCCTCGAGCCGGCCGTCCCACCAGGCGGTGAGCAGGAGCCAGGGCGAGTCGAGGCCGGCCCGGGGCAGGCCGCCGGCCTCCACCACGGTGCTGTGGGCCAGGCCCCACAGCAGCAGCGGCAGGGCCACCGCGAAGCCGGCCAGCGGGCCGGCCACCCCGATGTCGAGGGTGGCGCGGCGCGAGGGCGGCAGCGAGCGCATCCGCATCACCGCCCCGAAGGTGCCCACGCCGAAGGGCACCGGCAGGAAGTAGGGGAGCGTGGTGTCCACCCGGTGCCAGCGGGCCAGGGCGTAGTGGCCCAGCTCGTGGGCCCCCAGGATGCCGAGCAGCGCCGCCGAGTAGGGCCAGCCGTGGCGCAGCACCAGCGCGGCGGTGACCGGCTGGCCGGGCGGGGCGGCCAGGTCGTGGCCGGCCAGCAGGGTGGTCACGGCGGTGGCCAGCAGCAGCGCCACATTCACCCAGGGTGAGCGGCCGAGGGCGGCGCGCCAGCGGGCGGTCGGGGACGGCGGGGGCACGGGGGCGCCGCTCCGGCTCAGCGCTCGCCGCCGCCCGCGCCGGGCGAGGCCAGCTCGGCCCGGGTGAGCTCGCGCAGGCCGTCGCGGTCGAGGGTCAGGAAGAACAGCTCCTTCTCCACCACCCGGGTCGGACCCACCGTCAGGTCGCCGGTGGCGCCCTTGAAGCCCTTGACCCCGGCCAGCCCGTCGCGCAGGGCGGCGCGGGTGCGGGCCTGGCCGCCCTCGATGACGGCGCGGGCCAGCTTGACCGCGTCGTAGGCGGAGGCCTCCAGGATGGAGGGGGCCGCGCCGTACTTGCGCTGGTAGGCGTCGGCGAAGCGGCGGGTCTCGGGGCGCGTCGAGCCGGCGAAGAAGCCGTCCACGAAGACGGCGCAGCGCACGTGGCGCCCGGCGCCGCCGGGGGCCAGGTCGAAGAGCGAGGGGTCGGAGCCCCAGCCGTTGCCGCCCAGGAGCTGCACCGCCCGGAGGTCCCTGCGGCCGGTGGTCTTCTCCACCCGCCGCACCTCGTCGGGCAGGCAGGTGGTGGTGAGCACGTCCTCCACCGCCAGCGCCGGCGTGATGAGCTTCACGTTGCGGGCGAAGTCGGCGATGAGCACCGCGTCGAAGTCCACCACCGGGGCCAGGCCGTCGCGCAGCTTCTCCAGCGCCTTGCGGCGGCGGAACGGGTCGGGCTCGCGCGCCGCCACCTCGCGGGCCCCCTCCACGAAGTCGGTGCGCTCGTCGAGCCAGCGCTTGCCCACCATCTCCTTCACCAGCGGGGTGAAGGTGGTCCGGTCGATGGGGTAGCTCTCGGCGGCCCGCACCTCGCCGCCGCGCGCCTCCACCTCGTCCCAGAAGGCGCCGGCCAGCTCCACCCCGTAGGCCACCTGCGGGTACATCACGGCGAAGCGCTTCAGCCCGCGCTTGCCCATGAAGAGGTCGGCCAGGGCGCGGGCCTGGGCGCCGGCGGTGAGCATGTGCTGGAAGACGAAGGGGCCGGCCTCGGTCACGCCCTCCAGCTTGGAGAGCGACAGGAGCGGCACCCCCAGCTCCTCGGCGGTGGCGGCGGCCCGCTCGGCCTCGGCGTTGGCCACCCCGCCGATGACCACGATGGCCCCCTCCTCCAGCGCCAGCTGCTCGATGGCGCTGGCCGCGCCGTCCGGCTCGCCGCGGGTGTCGCGGATGGCCAGCCGGACCCCGGCGCCCTCGCCCAGCGCCAGCCCGATGCCCTGCAGGATGACCTCGCCCCAGCGCTTGAACGGCCCGGAGAGGGGCACCGCCACGCCCACCACGTCGGGCCGCACGGCGGTCAGCCGGGCCAGCCGGTCCAGCGCCGCCTGGGCGTCGGCGGCCCACGGCGAGGTGGGCCAGCGGGAGAGCAGGTCGCGCGCCGCCGCCTCGGCGCCGGCCCAGTCGCGCACGTGCACCAGGATGCGGCAGCGCTTCATGGCCACGGTGGGCAGGGCCGGCGAGTCCTGCGGGAGCGACTCGAGGAGCCGCGCCACGGCCAGCCCGTCGAGCCGGGCGTCCACCACCTGCTCGACCCGCGCCAGGGCCGCCTCGCGGGCCGGGCCGGCGGTGGAGCGCAGGGCCGCCTCGCCCCACCAGCGCACCGCCTCGGGCCAGGCGCGGGCCGCCTCGGCCGCCTCGGCGGTGGCGCGGGCCGCCGCGGCGCGCTCCACCTCGGGCAGGCGCCCGTAGAGCGAGCCCAGGGTGGCCAGGCCGTCGCGGGCCCTCCCCAGCTCCAGGTCGGTGAGGGCCAGCTCGTACTTGGCCTGGGTGGCCTCGGGGTAGAGCGGGTGGTCCACCAGCAGCCGGCCCAGCGCGGCGGCGGAGCGGGGCACGTCGCCGGCGGCGCGCCAGGCGCGGGCCGCCTCGTGCTGGGCCTCGGCCGCGGCCGGCACGCCCGGGTAGCGGGCCGCGAAGGCCTCCAGCCTGGCGGCCCGCTCGGCCGGGGGCAGGCCGTCGAGCGCGGCCCGCTCGGCGGAGAGGTCCACCCGCACCAGCCCCTCGGCCTCGGCCACCGGCAGCTCCTGGCCGCGCACCACCACCCGGGCCGGGGCGCAGGAGGTGACCAGCGCGACGAGGGCGGCGCGCGCCAGCCAGCGGGCGGCGCTTCGGTCGGTCAGGGGGGCGGGCATCGGCCTCGTGGTTCTACCGCTTCTTCTTCGGGTCCCGCCAGAGGTCGGCGGCCTTGTCCCAGAAGCTCCTGGCGCGCGGATGGGTCTCCCCGCCGGAGAGCTCCTCGAACTTCTCCAGCAGCGCCTTCTGCTCGCGCGTCAGGTGGGTGGGCGTCTCCACCACCACCACCACGTGCTGGTCGCCGCGGCCGCTGCCCTGCAGCACCGGCACGCCCTTGCCCTTCAGCTTGAAGGTGGCGCCGGTCTGGGTGGCGGCCGGCAGCTTGTGCTTGACCGGGCCGTCCAGGGTGGGCACGTCGATGGTGCCGCCCAGCGCCGCCTGCACGAAGGAGATGGGCACCTCGCAGACGATCTCGGTCCCCTGGCGCTGGAAGAGGCCGTGCTCCTTCACCTGGATGACCACGTACAGGTCGCCGGGCTGGCCGCCGGCCGCCGGGGGCGGCTCGCCGTCGCCGCTGGAGCGCACCCGGGTGCCGGTGTCCACGCCCGGCGGGATCTTCACCGAGACCCGCGTCACCTCGCGCACCGCGCCGGCGCCGGCGCAGGCCGGGCACTTGTCCACGATGACGCGGCCGGAGCCCTGGCACTGGTGGCAGGTGCGGGCGATGGAGAAGAAGCCCTGGGTGAGCCGGAGCTCGCCGGAGCCGCTGCAGGTGGGGCAGGTGCGCGGCGAGGTGCCGGGCTTGGCGCCGGAGCCGGCGCAGGGCTCGCAGCGGTGGGCCTTGGGGATGTCGAGCACCTTCTCGACGCCGAAGGCGGCCTCCTCCAGGGTCAGCTCGAGGTGGTAGCGGAAGTCGTTGCCCCGGGTGCGCTGGCGCTGCCGCCGGCCGGCGCCGGCCCCGCCCCCGAACATCTCGCCGAAGATCTCGCCGAAGATGTCGTTGATGCTGGCCCCGCCGCCGCGGCCGAAGCCGAAGGGGTCGTCGCCCGCGCCGCCGCCGCCGGCGAAGCCGAACTGGTCGTAGCGGGCCCGCTTGGCCTCGTCGGAGAGGACCGCGTAGGCCTCGGTGGCCTCCTTGAACTTCTCCTCGGAGGCCTTGTCGCCCTGGTTCTTGTCCGGGTGGTGCAGGTGGGCCGCCTTGCGGTAGGCGGCCTTGAGCGCCGCCGCGTCGGCGTCGCGGGCCACGCCCAGCACCTCGTAGTAGTCGCGCTTGTGCAAGGGGGATCAGCCTCGAGGCGTGGGACCGGGAGCGGCCGGGCGGGAAGGTAAGGACGAAGCGGGGGCTGGCAAGCGGGGGGTGGGCCGCGGGGAGCGGCCGCGGCGCCCGGCTACGTCGCCCCGCCCTGCTGCGCGTAGATGGCGTCGGCGATGCGGTAGGCGCTGCCCTCCAGGCGGGCCAGCGCCTCCTTGATGGCGGGCGGGTCGCCCACGCCCAGCACGGCCTTGAGCGCCTCCAGGTCGGCCCGGATCTCGTCCTGGTCCTCCTGCTTGAGGGCGCTGGCGTACTCCTCCAGGCTCTTCTCGGTGGTGTAGATGAGCCCCTCGGCGTTGTTCTTCAGGTCGGCGACCTCCTTCTTCTTCTTGTCGTCCACCTTGTTGGACTCGGCGTCCCGCACCATCCGCGTGATCTCGGCCTCGGTGAGGCCGGAGGAGGCGGTGATGCGGATGTTCTGCACCTTGCCGGTGCCCAGGTCGCGGGCCGAGACGTGCACGATGCCGTTGGCGTCGATGTCGAAGGTGACCTCGATCTGCGGCACGCCGCGGGGGGCGGGCGGGATGCCGACCAGCTCGAAGCGGCCCAGCGTCTTGTCGTCGGCCGCCATGTCGCGCTCGCCCTGCAGCACGTGCACCGACACCAGCGGCTGGTTGTCCACCGCGGTGGAGAAGACCTGCGACTTCTTGCAGGGCACGGTGGTGTTCTTCTCGATGATGCGGGTGAAGACCCCGCCGGCGGTCTCCACGCCCAGGGAGAGCGGGGTGACGTCGAGCAGCAGGACGTCCTTGACCTCGCCCTTCATGACGCCGCCCTGGATGGCGGCGCCCACCGCCACCACCTCGTCCGGGTTGACGCCCTTGTGCGGCTCGCGCCCGAAGAAGCGCTTCACCACCTCCTGCACCTTGGGCATGCGGGTCATGCCGCCCACCAGGATGATGGTGTCGAGCTGCTGGGCGGTCAGCCCGGCGTCGCGCAGGGCGATCTTGCAGGGCTCGATGGTCTTCTCCACCAGGTCG is a window from the Anaeromyxobacter sp. genome containing:
- a CDS encoding ATP-dependent DNA helicase — protein: MAHAVARALDDRRYLVAEAGTGTGKTLAYLVPAALCGRRVVISTATKALQEQIWWKDLPLLRERCGLHFEAAYLKGRSNYLCLERAAEFARAPTFAVREEAAFWPQLKAWAEVTETGDRAELDLPEQLAAWKDLSATSDTCLGRECPAYEECFVTRARARAAASQVLLVNHHLFFADLAMRTGRAGVEVLPDYDVVIFDEAHALEEVATEYFGLQVSSWRVEELARDAQRVVADRPDLAAMLKELTGELRKSGERFFAGVGEQLRGAGGGRFGGGAGGRGPARPARRARGGGAGAGSGEGAPGLFEAGGEAASARRPGGEEEPARAPLSEAMLAPLGVERDRLDAALQQVRDTLADADAPALAQVARRAAELRIELQAVTALREPTRVYFGETRGRGVFLRAAPIDVAGELNERLYARTDTAVFTSATLAAGGRFDFFRRQVGLGPDLEVEEAVFPGPFDYQRQAALVVPDGLPEPSDPGFVAAAAAAVEALTEVTGGRAFVLCTSNRNMAALHAASSHLPYQRLLQGERPKQRLLELFRAEPSVLFATASFWEGVDVPGQALSLVIIDRLPFAPPGDPIMAARLAAAEAEGRQGFGELQVPAAALALRQGFGRLIRTATDRGLVAVLDRRLLTKGYGRAFLASLPRCPLLRSLEEARAWWAAGA
- a CDS encoding site-2 protease family protein is translated as MNVALLLATAVTTLLAGHDLAAPPGQPVTAALVLRHGWPYSAALLGILGAHELGHYALARWHRVDTTLPYFLPVPFGVGTFGAVMRMRSLPPSRRATLDIGVAGPLAGFAVALPLLLWGLAHSTVVEAGGLPRAGLDSPWLLLTAWWDGRLEAAAEAGSVQFMGDSLVTWAAQRLTWGALPAGQDLVLHPVAFAAWLGMLVTALNLVPLGQLDGGHLTYAWLGQRGARALSRLVSAALLACGLFLSWNWLFWWALTRVAVGTGHPPSWDERPLDPARTALALCGLVLFALTFVPVPFAF
- a CDS encoding penicillin-binding protein activator translates to MPAPLTDRSAARWLARAALVALVTSCAPARVVVRGQELPVAEAEGLVRVDLSAERAALDGLPPAERAARLEAFAARYPGVPAAAEAQHEAARAWRAAGDVPRSAAALGRLLVDHPLYPEATQAKYELALTDLELGRARDGLATLGSLYGRLPEVERAAAARATAEAAEAARAWPEAVRWWGEAALRSTAGPAREAALARVEQVVDARLDGLAVARLLESLPQDSPALPTVAMKRCRILVHVRDWAGAEAAARDLLSRWPTSPWAADAQAALDRLARLTAVRPDVVGVAVPLSGPFKRWGEVILQGIGLALGEGAGVRLAIRDTRGEPDGAASAIEQLALEEGAIVVIGGVANAEAERAAATAEELGVPLLSLSKLEGVTEAGPFVFQHMLTAGAQARALADLFMGKRGLKRFAVMYPQVAYGVELAGAFWDEVEARGGEVRAAESYPIDRTTFTPLVKEMVGKRWLDERTDFVEGAREVAAREPDPFRRRKALEKLRDGLAPVVDFDAVLIADFARNVKLITPALAVEDVLTTTCLPDEVRRVEKTTGRRDLRAVQLLGGNGWGSDPSLFDLAPGGAGRHVRCAVFVDGFFAGSTRPETRRFADAYQRKYGAAPSILEASAYDAVKLARAVIEGGQARTRAALRDGLAGVKGFKGATGDLTVGPTRVVEKELFFLTLDRDGLRELTRAELASPGAGGGER
- the dnaJ gene encoding molecular chaperone DnaJ; this encodes MHKRDYYEVLGVARDADAAALKAAYRKAAHLHHPDKNQGDKASEEKFKEATEAYAVLSDEAKRARYDQFGFAGGGGAGDDPFGFGRGGGASINDIFGEIFGEMFGGGAGAGRRQRQRTRGNDFRYHLELTLEEAAFGVEKVLDIPKAHRCEPCAGSGAKPGTSPRTCPTCSGSGELRLTQGFFSIARTCHQCQGSGRVIVDKCPACAGAGAVREVTRVSVKIPPGVDTGTRVRSSGDGEPPPAAGGQPGDLYVVIQVKEHGLFQRQGTEIVCEVPISFVQAALGGTIDVPTLDGPVKHKLPAATQTGATFKLKGKGVPVLQGSGRGDQHVVVVVETPTHLTREQKALLEKFEELSGGETHPRARSFWDKAADLWRDPKKKR